Within the Pseudomonas chlororaphis subsp. aurantiaca genome, the region CAGCTTTCTCACCGAGGACGCAAAGGGCAAGTTGCTGCCCGGCTACCTGAACCAGCTGGTCGAGGCCATCGACCTGGAACAGCAAGGCATGACCGAGGAACTGACGCAACTGAGCAAAAGCATCGATCACATCAAGGACATCGTCGCCACCCAGCAATCCTATGCGGGTGCCAGCAGCCTGCTGGAACCCCTGTCGGTCAGCGAACTGCTCGAAGACGCGCTGCGCATGAATTCCGGCGCCCTCACCCGCCACCATGTGACCGTGCTCAAGGATTACGCCGATGTGCCACGCATCATGGGCGACAAGCACCGCCTGCTGCTGATCCTGATCAACCTGATCAGCAACGCCAAGTACGCCATGTCCGACCTGACCAACCAGACGCGCAACATGACCCTGGCGGCAGCGGTGGTCGACGGCGAAACCTTGCAGATCAGCGTGCGCGACGAAGGCGAAGGCATCGCCCCGGAAAACATGACCCGCATCTTCGCCCACGGTTTCACCACCCGTAAGGAGGGCCATGGGTTCGGCCTGCACAGTTGCGCACTGGCGGCCATCGAGATGAATGGCCACCTGACCGCCCACAGCGACGGTCCGGGCAAAGGCGCGCTGTTCGTCCTGCAGATCCCCCTGATCCTCGCCGAAGGTGAGTCATGAACAACTCGATAAACCGGCGCGTCCTGCTGATCGACGACACCCCTGCGATCCACGACGACTTCCGCAAGATCCTCACCCCCAAGACCGGCGACAGCGCCGACCTCGATGCGATGGAAAGCGCGCTGTTCGGCAGTGCGCCGAAAACCGCCGCCACAGTGTTCGAACTGGACTCCGCCTACGGTGGCCAGGAGGGCCTGGGCAAACTGCTGGAGGCAGCAAGCAAGGGCCAGCCCTACGCCCTGGCCTTCGTCGACATGCGTATGCCCGATGGCTGGGATGGCGCGCAAACCATCGAAGAGTTGTGGAAACACGACCCACTGCTGCAGGTGGTGGTGTGCACCGCCTATTCCGACTACTCCTGGGACGAGTTGCTCGATCGCCTGAACGGCCATGACCGCCTGCTGATCCTGAAAAAGCCCTTCGACAATATCGAAGTCCAGCAGATGGCCAACACCCTCACCACCAAGTGGGAAATGACCTTGCGGGCGCAACTGCAGATGAGCGAGCTGGAAGAACGGGTGGAGCAACGCACCCTGGCGTTCAAGCAGGCCAGCGCCGCGCTGCAGCGGGAAATCGACGAGCGCAAGCTGCTGGAAAGCCAGCTGGTGCAATCGGAAAAGCTCGCCTCCCTGGGTCAGTTGGCCGCCGGGGTCGCCCATGAAATCAATAACCCGATCGGCTTCATTTCCTCCAACCTCGGCGCCCTGGACAATTACTTCAAGCGCCTGCAGGAGATGCTCGAGGCTTACGGCAATGCCGAAACCGGGATCGGTGCCAGTGAGCTGCGCGATCAGTTGAAACAGCTGCGCACGGACATCGAGCTGGATTTCCTCCTCGAGGACATTCCGCTGCTGATCAAGGAGTCCAAGGACGGCATCGGCCGGGTCAGCCAGATCGTCAAGGACCTCAAGGACTTTTCCCGGGTCGATTCGACCCAGGAATGGCAATGGGCGAACCTGCAACAGGGCATCGACTCGACCCTGAACATCGTCGCCGCCGAGATCAAGTACAAGGCCGACGTGATCAAGGAGTACGCCGAGCTGCCGGAGGTCGAGTGCCTGCCTTCGCAGATCAACCAGGTGGTGATGAACCTGATCGTCAACGCCGCCCAGGCCATGGGCAACGAACGGGGCACCATTACCCTGCGCAATGGCGTCGAGGGCGAGAACGTGTGGATCGAAGTGGCCGACAACGGCTCGGGCATCCCGCCGGACAGCCTGCAGAAGATCTTCGACCCGTTTTTCACCACCAAGCCCGTGGGCCAGGGCACGGGGCTTGGGCTGTCGCTGTCCTACGGCATCGTCAAGAAGCACCGCGGCGACATCTCGGTGCGCAGCGAGGTCGGTGTCGGCACCACCTTCCGCGTCGAGCTTCCCGTGCACCAGAGCAGAAAGGCCGGCTGAACGACCCCGCGCGCGACCGCCTCTGTAGGAGCCAGGCTTGCCGGCGATCCAGGCAGCGCGATGGGTCAGGCAGTCCGCTATCGCGGACAAGCCTCGCTTCTACAGGGACCGTGCATGCCACGGGCCCGATCTCTTGTATGATGGCGCGCTTCAAGAATGGGTAGCGGATTTCGTCTTGCCAATGACCACCGGAGCAAATCCGGCCTGACGCCTCCAGGGCACACAGCGCTTCCCCTGTCTTAAACAGCACGATGCTTTCCCGAGCGCGCCTGGGCCTCCGTGCCTGGTATTCGCCGGGGCCGGGATCGCCATCGTCGAGGAGCTTTTCATGGATATGCTTTACCGGGCCTCCCGCCAGGGGCTGCCCGCCCCGCGGTTCGCGCGCAATCTGCTGAGCCTGCTGCTGGCCGGCGCTGCCCCCCTGACCCAGGCCGCCGAAACCGAATTGCCGGCGCTGACCGTGACCGGCGAAGACCGCTCCGGTTATCAGGCCAGCAGCGCCGCGGTCGGCGGTTTCGAGGCGGCTCCCCTGCTCGACACGCCAGCCTCGATTGCAGTGATCAACGAAGCCTTGATCAAGGACCAGCAGGCCCGCCTGCTCAGCGAGGTGCTGAAAAACGACGCCTCGGTCGGCGAAAGCTACGCGCCGGTCGGCTACTACGAGAACTTCACGGTGCGCGGTTTCTCCCTGAACGCCGCCAGCAGCTACCGGATCAATGGTCGCAGCATCACCGGCGAGCAGAATGTCGGCCTGGAAAACAAGCAGCAGGTGGAGTTGCTCAAGGGGCTGAACGGCCTGCAGAGCGGCGTCAGCGAGCCCGGCGGGCTAATCAACTACGTGACCAAGCGCCCCACCGACGTGCGCTCGGTCACGATCTCTACCGACGATCGCGGCAGCGGCTATGTGGCCACCGATGTCGGCGGCTGGTTCGGCAGCGAGCAGCAGTTCGGGCTGCGCGCCAACCTGGCCCACGAGGACATCCACTCCTACGTCGAACACACCAATGGCCAGCGCGACTTCGCGTCCCTGGCCTTCGACTGGAACATCAGCCCGGATGCCCTGCTGCAACTGGACGTCGAGTACCAGACCAAGGAGCAGCGTTCGGCCCCGGGTTATCAGTTGCTCGGTGGCTCCAGCCTGCCGCACCACGCCTCGCCGAAAAAACTGCTGGCGCACCAGAGCGGTTCGAAGCCGGTCAGCACCGACGCGCTGAACCTCAACGGCAATTTCGAATACCGCTTCAACGATCAGTGGAAAGGCAACCTCAGCGCCTCGCGCAGCCGGGTGGTGATCGACGACTACAGCTCGTTCGCCTGGGGCTGCTACGGCGCCGCCAGTTGCGCCGGCACAGCGGTGCCCAATCACTTCAGCCTCGAGGGCGACTACGACATCTACGACTTCCGCAGCCCCGACGATACCCGGCGCAACGATGAGGTGCAGGCCGTCCTCAGCGGCAACTTCGACACCGGCGGCCTGGGTCACGAACTCAGCGTCGGGACCAGCGCGTTCCGCCGCGTGGTAGACAAGCGCGACCCGATC harbors:
- a CDS encoding ATP-binding protein, which codes for MNNSINRRVLLIDDTPAIHDDFRKILTPKTGDSADLDAMESALFGSAPKTAATVFELDSAYGGQEGLGKLLEAASKGQPYALAFVDMRMPDGWDGAQTIEELWKHDPLLQVVVCTAYSDYSWDELLDRLNGHDRLLILKKPFDNIEVQQMANTLTTKWEMTLRAQLQMSELEERVEQRTLAFKQASAALQREIDERKLLESQLVQSEKLASLGQLAAGVAHEINNPIGFISSNLGALDNYFKRLQEMLEAYGNAETGIGASELRDQLKQLRTDIELDFLLEDIPLLIKESKDGIGRVSQIVKDLKDFSRVDSTQEWQWANLQQGIDSTLNIVAAEIKYKADVIKEYAELPEVECLPSQINQVVMNLIVNAAQAMGNERGTITLRNGVEGENVWIEVADNGSGIPPDSLQKIFDPFFTTKPVGQGTGLGLSLSYGIVKKHRGDISVRSEVGVGTTFRVELPVHQSRKAG
- a CDS encoding TonB-dependent siderophore receptor gives rise to the protein MDMLYRASRQGLPAPRFARNLLSLLLAGAAPLTQAAETELPALTVTGEDRSGYQASSAAVGGFEAAPLLDTPASIAVINEALIKDQQARLLSEVLKNDASVGESYAPVGYYENFTVRGFSLNAASSYRINGRSITGEQNVGLENKQQVELLKGLNGLQSGVSEPGGLINYVTKRPTDVRSVTISTDDRGSGYVATDVGGWFGSEQQFGLRANLAHEDIHSYVEHTNGQRDFASLAFDWNISPDALLQLDVEYQTKEQRSAPGYQLLGGSSLPHHASPKKLLAHQSGSKPVSTDALNLNGNFEYRFNDQWKGNLSASRSRVVIDDYSSFAWGCYGAASCAGTAVPNHFSLEGDYDIYDFRSPDDTRRNDEVQAVLSGNFDTGGLGHELSVGTSAFRRVVDKRDPINQMIGSANINGEPSDFARYDGPLNDSYRRLDSRQYGLFFNDRISFNEHWQTVLGGREVRLDEETFDSQGDTTRHTQRYVFLPQAALIYKPVQNLALYTRYSKGLSLGGEAPWFASNAFEILAPTVSRQIEAGIKYDWRRISLAAALFQIRQAYQYSRPNGDGTFTFTQQGEQKNTGLELSANGWATQRLQVSASVAAIRARVTGSDTPEYEGHQALNVPTLRASLYGDYALPWFDGLALLGGVQYSGRKYANREGEVQTGSYAVFNIGGRYSTRIDGYDTVFRLTVDNLFDKRYWRDAGEYMGDGYLFQGAPLTARLSASINF